The following proteins come from a genomic window of Salvia hispanica cultivar TCC Black 2014 chromosome 4, UniMelb_Shisp_WGS_1.0, whole genome shotgun sequence:
- the LOC125218753 gene encoding jasmonate-induced oxygenase 2-like isoform X1, protein MGALEVIDPAFIQAPEHRPKPESVQANNVPLIDLSPLAAQEPDPGALESLVAQIGQACKDWGFFQVINHGVALHLREKMELVSKQFFAMQKDEKKKVARDEVKPLGYYDTEHTKNVRDWKEVFDFTLQEPMILPHDHEHREMWNQWPPHNPPQMKEVCQQYGAEMEKLGHKLLELIALSLGLERDRFKGFFEGGTTSFIRLNHYPPCPVPDLALGVGRHKDAGALTVLAQDEVGGLQVKRKSDGEWILVHPTPNAYIVNVGDIIQVWSNDKYESVEHRVKVNAERERFSIPYFMNPTHDTKVEPLDELLSSRNAAKYRAYCWGEFFATRKLSNFKKLHVENVQIYHYKN, encoded by the exons ATGGGAGCACTAGAAGTGATAGATCCTGCCTTCATCCAGGCCCCGGAGCACAGGCCTAAACCCGAATCCGTGCAGGCCAACAACGTCCCGTTGATCGACCTCTCCCCGTTAGCCGCCCAGGAGCCTGACCCGGGCGCCCTCGAGAGTCTAGTGGCACAAATCGGCCAGGCCTGCAAGGACTGGGGGTTTTTCCAAGTGATCAACCATGGCGTGGCGTTGCATCTCAGGGAGAAGATGGAGCTCGTTTCAAAGCAATTCTTCGCTATGCAGAAAGACGAGAAGAAGAAGGTAGCGAGAGACGAGGTGAAGCCTCTGGGATACTATGACACCGAGCACACAAAAAACGTGAGAGATTGGAAGGAAGTCTTCGATTTCACACTGCAAGAGCCCATGATCTTACCGCATGATCACGAGCACAGAGAGATGTGGAATCAGTGGCCTCCTCACAATCCTCCTCAGATGAA GGAGGTGTGCCAGCAGTATGGTGCTGAGATGGAAAAACTGGGGCACAAGTTGTTAGAGCTCATAGCATTGAGCTTAGGTTTGGAGAGAGACCGGTTTAAGGGCTTCTTCGAGGGTGGGACAACCAGCTTCATCCGGCTTAACCACTACCCGCCCTGCCCGGTTCCTGATCTGGCTCTGGGGGTGGGCCGGCACAAGGATGCCGGGGCACTCACGGTTCTTGCTCAGGATGAGGTTGGAGGGTTACAGGTTAAGAGGAAAAGTGATGGGGAGTGGATTCTTGTCCATCCTACGCCTAATGCGTATATTGTCAATGTTGGTGACATAATACAG GTTTGGAGCAATGATAAGTATGAGAGTGTGGAACATAGGGTGAAGGTGAACGCGGAGAGGGAGAGGTTTTCGATTCCATATTTCATGAATCCTACTCATGATACCAAGGTGGAGCCACTGGACGAGCTGCTGAGCTCGCGGAATGCTGCAAAGTACAGAGCCTATTGTTGGGGGGAGTTTTTTGCCACAAGGAAGCTCAGTAATTTCAAGAAGCTCCATGTTGAGAATGTTCAGATATACCATTACAAGAACTAA
- the LOC125218753 gene encoding jasmonate-induced oxygenase 2-like isoform X2 — protein MGALEVIDPAFIQAPEHRPKPESVQANNVPLIDLSPLAAQEPDPGALESLVAQIGQACKDWGFFQVINHGVALHLREKMELVSKQFFAMQKDEKKKVARDEVKPLGYNPPQMKEVCQQYGAEMEKLGHKLLELIALSLGLERDRFKGFFEGGTTSFIRLNHYPPCPVPDLALGVGRHKDAGALTVLAQDEVGGLQVKRKSDGEWILVHPTPNAYIVNVGDIIQVWSNDKYESVEHRVKVNAERERFSIPYFMNPTHDTKVEPLDELLSSRNAAKYRAYCWGEFFATRKLSNFKKLHVENVQIYHYKN, from the exons ATGGGAGCACTAGAAGTGATAGATCCTGCCTTCATCCAGGCCCCGGAGCACAGGCCTAAACCCGAATCCGTGCAGGCCAACAACGTCCCGTTGATCGACCTCTCCCCGTTAGCCGCCCAGGAGCCTGACCCGGGCGCCCTCGAGAGTCTAGTGGCACAAATCGGCCAGGCCTGCAAGGACTGGGGGTTTTTCCAAGTGATCAACCATGGCGTGGCGTTGCATCTCAGGGAGAAGATGGAGCTCGTTTCAAAGCAATTCTTCGCTATGCAGAAAGACGAGAAGAAGAAGGTAGCGAGAGACGAGGTGAAGCCTCTGGGAT ACAATCCTCCTCAGATGAA GGAGGTGTGCCAGCAGTATGGTGCTGAGATGGAAAAACTGGGGCACAAGTTGTTAGAGCTCATAGCATTGAGCTTAGGTTTGGAGAGAGACCGGTTTAAGGGCTTCTTCGAGGGTGGGACAACCAGCTTCATCCGGCTTAACCACTACCCGCCCTGCCCGGTTCCTGATCTGGCTCTGGGGGTGGGCCGGCACAAGGATGCCGGGGCACTCACGGTTCTTGCTCAGGATGAGGTTGGAGGGTTACAGGTTAAGAGGAAAAGTGATGGGGAGTGGATTCTTGTCCATCCTACGCCTAATGCGTATATTGTCAATGTTGGTGACATAATACAG GTTTGGAGCAATGATAAGTATGAGAGTGTGGAACATAGGGTGAAGGTGAACGCGGAGAGGGAGAGGTTTTCGATTCCATATTTCATGAATCCTACTCATGATACCAAGGTGGAGCCACTGGACGAGCTGCTGAGCTCGCGGAATGCTGCAAAGTACAGAGCCTATTGTTGGGGGGAGTTTTTTGCCACAAGGAAGCTCAGTAATTTCAAGAAGCTCCATGTTGAGAATGTTCAGATATACCATTACAAGAACTAA
- the LOC125219635 gene encoding jasmonate-induced oxygenase 2-like, translating into MGEVDPDFIQSLEHQPKPGTLEAEGIPFIDLSTLNSKEPDASSTLDHLVSEIGDACKTWGFFQVINHGVPSQVRQRIETASKEFFALPKEEKKKTSRDEANIFGYSDLEITKSVRDWKEIFDCTIENPTVIYASDEPDDKELRELTSQWPQSPPDLREICQEYAAEMQKLTHKLLELIALSLGLEKDRFHGFFKEQTSFMRLNYYPSCPAPQLALGLGRHKDAGAMTVLAQDDVGGLEVKRKTDGEWIFVKPIPDAYIVNVGDLIQVWSNDKYESVEHRVTVNSEKERFSVPFFLNPSHYVWVEPLHELVDEENPSKYKGYSWGKFYATRKLSNFKKLTSENIQVHHFKV; encoded by the exons ATGGGAGAAGTAGATCCTGACTTCATCCAATCCCTAGAACACCAGCCTAAGCCAGGGACTCTTGAAGCCGAAGGTATCCCATTCATCGATCTCTCCACATTGAACTCCAAAGAACCTGATGCATCATCTACCCTCGATCATCTAGTGTCTGAGATAGGTGATGCCTGCAAAACATGGGGCTTCTTTCAGGTCATCAACCACGGGGTTCCTTCACAAGTCCGACAAAGAATTGAGACAGCATCAAAAGAGTTCTTTGCTCTCCCcaaggaggagaagaagaagaccaGCAGAGATGAGGCCAACATTTTTGGCTATTCAGACTTGGAGATCACCAAGAGCGTCCGGGACTGGAAGGAGATCTTCGACTGCACAATAGAGAATCCTACGGTCATATACGCCTCAGACGAGCCGGATGACAAGGAGCTCAGAGAACTGACCAGTCAATGGCCTCAGTCTCCTCCAGATTTAAG GGAGATATGCCAAGAATATGCTGCAGAAATGCAGAAGCTAACTCACAAGCTACTAGAGCTAATAGCACTGAGCTTAGGTTTGGAAAAAGATCGATTCCATGGCTTCTTTAAAGAGCAGACGAGCTTCATGAGGCTGAACTACTACCCCTCCTGCCCTGCTCCTCAACTAGCACTGGGGCTCGGGAGGCACAAGGATGCCGGTGCCATGACAGTTCTGGCTCAAGACGACGTTGGAGGGCTTGAGGTGAAGAGGAAGACAGATGGAGAGTGGATCTTCGTCAAACCTATCCCCGATGCTTATATTGTAAACGTGGGAGACCTAATCCAG GTTTGGAGCAATGATAAGTATGAGAGTGTGGAGCACAGAGTGACTGTGAACTCTGAGAAGGAGAGGTTTTCAGTTCCATTCTTCTTGAATCCTTCACATTATGTATGGGTGGAGCCACTGCATGAGTTGGTAGACGAGGAAAATCCTTCCAAGTACAAGGGCTACAGCTGGGGGAAGTTTTACGCGACGCGGAAGCTTAGCAACTTCAAGAAGCTTACCTCTGAGAACATTCAAGTGCACCATTTCAAGGTTTAG